One stretch of Saccharopolyspora erythraea DNA includes these proteins:
- the rplM gene encoding 50S ribosomal protein L13 produces the protein MRTYSPKAGEVTRAWHVIDAEDVVLGRLATQAALLLRGKHKPTYAPHVDTGDFVVVVNAEKVALTGNKRDQEFHYRHSGYPGGLRKQSFGQVLDKHPERLLEKAIKGMLPKNKLGRAMGKKLKVYAGPEHPHQAQNPQPFEINAKVQK, from the coding sequence GTGCGCACGTACAGCCCGAAGGCCGGCGAGGTGACCCGCGCCTGGCATGTGATCGACGCCGAGGACGTGGTGCTCGGCCGGCTGGCTACCCAGGCCGCGCTGCTGCTGCGCGGCAAGCACAAGCCGACCTACGCTCCGCACGTCGACACCGGCGACTTCGTCGTCGTCGTCAACGCCGAGAAGGTGGCCCTCACCGGTAACAAGCGGGACCAGGAGTTCCACTACCGGCACAGCGGCTACCCCGGCGGTCTGCGGAAGCAGTCCTTCGGCCAGGTGCTGGACAAGCACCCCGAGCGGCTGCTCGAGAAGGCGATCAAGGGCATGCTGCCGAAGAACAAGCTCGGCCGGGCCATGGGCAAGAAGCTCAAGGTCTACGCCGGTCCCGAGCACCCGCACCAGGCCCAGAACCCGCAGCCGTTCGAGATCAACGCGAAGGTTCAGAAGTGA
- a CDS encoding WXG100 family type VII secretion target — MEIKVDFGQLSQAADDLGQAATKIQGELDELEQMLKPLVSTWEGEAQEAYRQAQEEWDKAAANMQEIAAKMGMAVSTANDAYQQGESRNAARFGG, encoded by the coding sequence ATGGAAATCAAGGTTGACTTCGGCCAGCTGAGCCAGGCCGCCGACGACCTCGGCCAGGCCGCCACCAAGATCCAGGGCGAGCTGGACGAGCTGGAGCAGATGCTCAAGCCGCTGGTCTCCACCTGGGAGGGTGAGGCCCAGGAGGCCTACCGCCAGGCGCAGGAGGAGTGGGACAAGGCCGCGGCCAACATGCAGGAGATCGCCGCCAAGATGGGCATGGCCGTCTCCACCGCGAACGACGCCTACCAGCAGGGTGAGTCGCGCAACGCCGCCCGCTTCGGCGGCTGA
- a CDS encoding DUF3558 domain-containing protein yields the protein MVSMRTTRTTVAAVLASAGLLLAGCGGPSAGPTPTSDGPQESGLANFDPCTALSAEQLQAQGIEAPGEPVDQGIGEVGCDFDGQEMVLTLLKADGRNLSYWEERRSNFDKFDKNQVASRQGISGIAAGGMGQGVCRQILEAGGGSIIAQVTYSSDAVQGNDPCAKALEIAQQIEPKLPK from the coding sequence ATGGTGAGTATGCGTACAACACGAACCACGGTCGCCGCCGTGCTCGCTTCTGCGGGTCTTCTGCTCGCTGGGTGCGGTGGACCAAGCGCCGGGCCGACTCCTACCAGTGACGGGCCGCAAGAGTCCGGATTGGCGAACTTCGACCCGTGCACGGCCTTGAGCGCTGAGCAGTTGCAGGCGCAAGGTATCGAAGCGCCGGGTGAGCCGGTGGACCAGGGAATCGGGGAAGTCGGTTGCGACTTCGACGGTCAGGAAATGGTTCTCACTCTCCTCAAGGCCGATGGGCGGAACCTGTCCTACTGGGAAGAACGTCGGAGCAACTTCGACAAGTTCGACAAGAACCAGGTGGCGTCCAGGCAAGGGATCAGCGGGATCGCTGCTGGTGGTATGGGGCAGGGAGTGTGTCGTCAGATCCTCGAAGCTGGCGGTGGCTCCATTATCGCCCAGGTCACCTACAGCTCCGACGCGGTCCAGGGCAACGACCCGTGCGCGAAGGCTCTTGAGATCGCGCAGCAGATCGAGCCGAAGCTGCCGAAGTAA
- a CDS encoding flavin reductase family protein encodes MNTTTSGTAHTGSSTDHVTITPSVLYFGTPVVLVSTENEDGTTNLAPMSSAWALGQVVVLGVGAEGQTAHNLRSRPDLVVNLPAPAQWPAVEELAPLTGRTPVPAHKRGKFRFEPDKFGAAGLRAEPSELVTAPRVAECPLQLEARAARVQPDITAGFLIVEAHVLTVHADPGIVVPGTQHVDPAEWSPLIYNFRHYFGLGPELGHSFRSETPR; translated from the coding sequence GTGAACACCACTACATCCGGCACAGCGCACACCGGCTCCTCGACCGATCACGTGACCATCACGCCGAGCGTCCTCTACTTCGGAACGCCGGTCGTGCTGGTCTCCACCGAGAACGAGGACGGCACCACCAACCTCGCGCCGATGTCCTCGGCCTGGGCGCTGGGACAGGTGGTCGTCCTCGGCGTCGGCGCCGAGGGGCAGACCGCGCACAACCTCCGCAGCCGGCCCGACCTGGTGGTCAACCTGCCCGCGCCGGCCCAGTGGCCCGCGGTGGAAGAACTCGCGCCCCTCACCGGACGCACTCCGGTACCCGCGCACAAGCGCGGCAAGTTCCGCTTCGAACCGGACAAGTTCGGTGCCGCGGGTCTGCGGGCTGAACCATCGGAGCTGGTCACGGCGCCCAGAGTCGCCGAGTGCCCCTTGCAGTTGGAGGCCCGTGCCGCCCGGGTCCAGCCCGACATCACCGCCGGGTTCCTCATCGTCGAAGCCCACGTGCTCACGGTCCACGCCGACCCGGGCATCGTCGTCCCCGGTACCCAGCACGTCGACCCGGCGGAGTGGAGCCCCCTGATCTACAACTTCCGCCACTACTTCGGGCTCGGCCCCGAGCTCGGCCACAGCTTCCGCTCCGAGACACCCCGCTGA
- a CDS encoding helix-turn-helix domain-containing protein, with protein MSDTPRARALAKELRAARKAAGLTLRELSERVGWSESKLSRLETAQRGLKPAAMTVVLDALGVTGSERDHLLKMAREIKQPTWWEFGGGLPTQLTELADAESRAVRITEVSEVLVPGLLQTREHSRALFAATGVEPERIEQRTAVRQVRQGILTKAEPVEYLVILDEAVLCRAVGGPKVMADQLRAMLKAAERPNITIQVVPFSAGAHTGLDGSFLILEFVRDRPIVHLEQRRSGAFLNDPDDVAPFFVARSNLQQAAMSPDETGDLIVAYAQRYDREE; from the coding sequence ATGTCGGACACGCCCAGGGCGCGCGCATTGGCCAAGGAGCTTCGGGCTGCTCGCAAGGCCGCTGGTCTGACCCTGCGGGAACTGAGTGAGCGTGTCGGCTGGTCGGAGTCGAAGCTCAGCCGGCTTGAGACCGCGCAGCGCGGCCTCAAGCCGGCCGCGATGACCGTAGTTCTGGACGCACTTGGGGTGACGGGCTCCGAGCGCGATCACTTGCTGAAGATGGCGCGTGAGATCAAACAGCCGACGTGGTGGGAGTTCGGCGGCGGACTGCCTACCCAGCTCACCGAACTGGCTGACGCGGAAAGCCGTGCCGTCCGCATCACCGAAGTCTCCGAAGTGCTCGTTCCAGGGCTGCTTCAGACTCGAGAGCACTCGCGAGCCCTGTTCGCGGCGACCGGCGTCGAACCGGAGCGTATCGAGCAACGGACAGCGGTTCGTCAAGTCCGGCAGGGCATTCTCACCAAGGCGGAACCGGTCGAGTACCTGGTCATCCTCGACGAAGCAGTCCTGTGTCGCGCCGTTGGCGGGCCGAAGGTGATGGCCGACCAGCTGCGCGCCATGCTCAAGGCGGCAGAGCGGCCGAACATCACCATCCAGGTCGTGCCGTTCTCCGCTGGCGCCCACACAGGTCTCGACGGTTCGTTTCTCATCTTGGAGTTCGTGCGCGACCGGCCGATCGTTCATCTGGAACAGCGTCGCTCCGGTGCGTTCCTGAATGACCCGGACGACGTAGCCCCGTTCTTCGTCGCGCGGTCTAACCTGCAACAGGCCGCGATGAGCCCCGACGAGACGGGTGACCTCATCGTGGCGTATGCGCAGAGGTACGACCGCGAGGAGTGA
- a CDS encoding ESX secretion-associated protein EspG, whose product MSERWRLPPLWFDLCWEIGGFDEQPFPIAVRSHGQTLEERAVLKQRTLPELEAAGLMSGTALVPRFAGVLARIAKPGLWVEGLWMPDDTNPSPVRLLSVVAEAASILLVQAPGEAESHGGDLHISVLQRTSVAAAVVQGMPATPPGHRPPVAVPVSAFAPRQDESYENVDLMDSSTPARQQPGERVLREMVDAQHFRDGQFTANLRDRMGRTHRSRPLKWFDAFEPLGRYGFTQRHRSGSEPELVVAPLGPAEVVTGLENRVAEVRGAAR is encoded by the coding sequence GTGTCCGAGCGATGGCGGCTGCCACCGCTTTGGTTCGACCTGTGCTGGGAGATCGGCGGCTTCGACGAGCAGCCGTTCCCGATCGCGGTCCGCTCGCACGGTCAGACGCTGGAAGAGCGGGCCGTGCTCAAGCAGCGCACGCTGCCCGAGCTGGAAGCGGCGGGACTGATGTCGGGGACCGCCCTGGTTCCCCGCTTCGCCGGCGTGCTGGCGCGGATCGCCAAACCCGGCCTGTGGGTGGAGGGGTTGTGGATGCCCGATGACACCAACCCCTCACCCGTGCGGCTGCTGTCGGTAGTGGCCGAAGCCGCGTCGATCCTGTTGGTGCAGGCTCCCGGCGAAGCCGAGTCCCACGGCGGTGACCTCCACATCTCGGTCCTCCAGCGCACGTCGGTCGCTGCCGCCGTGGTGCAGGGAATGCCGGCCACGCCGCCCGGGCACCGCCCGCCCGTGGCGGTGCCGGTCAGCGCGTTCGCGCCACGTCAGGACGAGAGCTACGAGAACGTCGACCTGATGGACTCCAGCACCCCGGCGCGGCAGCAGCCCGGGGAGCGGGTGCTGCGCGAGATGGTCGACGCCCAGCACTTCCGCGACGGCCAGTTCACCGCCAACCTGCGCGACCGGATGGGGCGCACGCACCGCTCCCGGCCGTTGAAGTGGTTCGACGCCTTCGAGCCGCTCGGCCGGTACGGGTTCACCCAGCGGCATCGGAGTGGCAGCGAGCCCGAGCTCGTCGTCGCGCCGCTTGGCCCGGCGGAGGTCGTCACCGGGCTCGAGAACCGGGTCGCCGAAGTTCGCGGCGCCGCCCGCTGA
- a CDS encoding type VII secretion-associated protein: MSLHVSIDFGTSSTCTVVSVGGGEPHVVVIDGQPLVPSAVFAAPDGTLFVGHEAERQAAVDPSRFEPHPKRRIDEGELLLGSTVMKVGDVVRSVLQRAVGEARRYAGGAVVDLLVLTHPADWGAVRATELRNAATGLAKELVLVPEPVAAAVFHSAGYGLPDGGALAVLDLGGGTVDASVVAKQGRAFQVLATRGEPNFGGADIDQALLDHIGRTVSGTDPQAWRQLVEGREMADRRRRRVLRQDVRGAKETLSRHTYTDVPMPPPFSDAHVTRADLEALIAEPLGKAADLVPTVLREGGVSRQRLAGVFLVGGSSRIPMVSRLIHERTGVVPTTLDQPETVVARGALRAVRLDPERSGGLAPSGGWSGGQQRTVRNYPMSGPPSGGHPAPVAGPGTTSGDSLSRASTIVIGGSDQTRPVSTQVRRSGGRRPKTSWMAVAAAAVVVAAGVATAIALAPEPAPSEPADGDRRMALYQYEFNYPADWHQTGGDPQNWQTIISPQSGQGSILVQQGELGYDTQAGRTRAMQEVRSLYQDGINKGAQFTGLDENASFAGRNVVYYREHLSDSTVEWYVIHEKQYRVSIGCQWTQQSRQQVLAACSDVVGSLLVR, translated from the coding sequence GTGTCCCTGCACGTCTCGATCGACTTCGGCACGTCGAGCACCTGCACCGTGGTGTCGGTCGGTGGCGGAGAACCGCATGTCGTCGTGATCGACGGCCAGCCGCTGGTGCCGTCCGCGGTGTTCGCGGCCCCGGACGGCACGCTGTTCGTCGGGCACGAGGCCGAACGGCAGGCCGCCGTCGACCCCTCGCGCTTCGAACCCCACCCCAAGCGCCGCATCGACGAGGGCGAGCTGCTGCTGGGCAGCACCGTCATGAAGGTCGGCGACGTGGTGCGCTCGGTGCTGCAGCGCGCGGTCGGCGAGGCCCGCCGCTACGCGGGCGGCGCGGTGGTCGACCTGCTGGTGCTGACGCATCCGGCGGACTGGGGCGCGGTGCGCGCCACCGAGCTGCGCAACGCCGCGACCGGGCTCGCCAAGGAACTCGTGCTGGTGCCCGAACCGGTGGCCGCGGCGGTGTTCCACTCCGCGGGCTACGGCCTGCCCGACGGCGGCGCGCTGGCCGTGCTCGACCTGGGCGGCGGCACGGTCGACGCGAGCGTGGTGGCCAAGCAGGGCCGCGCGTTCCAGGTGCTGGCCACCCGCGGCGAACCGAACTTCGGCGGCGCCGACATCGACCAGGCGCTGCTGGACCACATCGGCCGCACCGTCTCCGGCACCGACCCGCAGGCGTGGCGGCAGCTGGTCGAGGGCCGCGAGATGGCCGACCGCAGGCGGCGGCGGGTGCTGCGCCAGGACGTGCGCGGCGCGAAGGAGACGCTGTCGCGCCACACCTACACCGACGTCCCGATGCCGCCGCCGTTCTCCGACGCGCACGTCACCCGTGCCGACCTGGAGGCGCTGATCGCCGAGCCGCTGGGCAAGGCCGCCGACCTGGTGCCGACCGTGCTGCGCGAGGGCGGTGTGTCCCGGCAGCGGCTCGCCGGGGTCTTCCTGGTCGGCGGTTCGAGCCGGATCCCGATGGTGTCGCGGCTGATCCACGAGCGCACCGGCGTCGTGCCGACCACGCTGGACCAGCCCGAGACCGTGGTCGCCAGGGGCGCACTGCGGGCGGTGCGGCTCGACCCGGAGCGCTCCGGAGGTCTGGCGCCGTCCGGGGGCTGGAGCGGTGGCCAGCAGCGCACGGTCCGCAACTACCCGATGAGCGGACCTCCCTCCGGTGGCCACCCCGCGCCGGTCGCCGGGCCGGGCACCACTTCGGGCGACTCGCTGAGCCGCGCCTCGACGATCGTCATCGGCGGCAGCGACCAGACCCGGCCGGTGAGCACCCAGGTGCGCCGCAGCGGGGGACGTAGGCCGAAGACGTCGTGGATGGCCGTTGCCGCGGCGGCCGTCGTCGTCGCGGCGGGGGTCGCCACGGCGATCGCCCTCGCGCCCGAACCGGCACCGTCGGAGCCGGCCGACGGCGACCGCCGGATGGCGCTGTACCAGTACGAGTTCAACTACCCCGCCGACTGGCACCAGACCGGCGGCGACCCGCAGAACTGGCAGACGATCATCTCGCCGCAGAGCGGTCAGGGCAGCATCCTCGTGCAGCAGGGCGAGCTCGGCTACGACACCCAGGCGGGCCGGACCCGGGCGATGCAGGAGGTGCGGTCGCTGTACCAGGACGGGATCAACAAGGGTGCGCAGTTCACCGGCCTGGACGAGAACGCCAGTTTCGCCGGCCGCAACGTGGTGTACTACCGGGAGCACCTCTCGGATTCGACGGTGGAGTGGTACGTCATCCACGAAAAGCAGTACCGGGTCAGCATCGGGTGCCAGTGGACCCAGCAGAGCAGGCAGCAGGTTCTCGCGGCCTGTTCCGACGTCGTCGGTTCCCTCTTGGTCCGCTGA
- a CDS encoding WXG100 family type VII secretion target: MSGFAGDVEIIDKASGQIDEVRGNIEQAVNTLQGQMEPVLANWKGGASDVFRKLMDAFQENAKKINDKLNELSENVKSSGQDYAQREEEQAQEISKIEGLLG; the protein is encoded by the coding sequence ATGAGCGGTTTCGCAGGTGACGTTGAGATCATCGACAAGGCTTCGGGGCAGATCGACGAGGTCCGCGGCAACATCGAGCAGGCCGTGAACACCCTGCAGGGCCAGATGGAGCCGGTCCTGGCGAACTGGAAGGGTGGCGCCTCCGACGTCTTCCGGAAGCTGATGGACGCCTTCCAGGAGAACGCGAAGAAGATCAACGACAAGCTGAACGAGCTCAGCGAGAACGTCAAGAGCTCCGGTCAGGACTACGCGCAGCGCGAAGAGGAGCAGGCGCAGGAGATCTCCAAGATCGAGGGCCTGCTGGGCTGA
- the rpsI gene encoding 30S ribosomal protein S9, translating into MTAPADEAPAVDEAPAAEDAPVAEDAPVAEDIAPVPAGRPVQTVGRRKEAVVRVRLVPGNGGFKLNGKSLEQYFPNKVHQQLIKEPLVTVERGESFDVAATLRGGGPSGQAGALRMAIARALVELDADDRPALKKAGMLTRDSREKERKKYGLKKARKAPQYSKR; encoded by the coding sequence GTGACCGCTCCGGCCGACGAAGCCCCGGCCGTCGACGAAGCCCCGGCCGCCGAGGACGCCCCCGTCGCCGAGGACGCCCCCGTCGCCGAGGACATCGCGCCGGTGCCCGCCGGTCGTCCGGTGCAGACGGTCGGTCGCCGCAAGGAGGCCGTGGTCCGCGTCCGGCTGGTGCCGGGCAACGGTGGCTTCAAGCTCAACGGCAAGAGCCTGGAGCAGTACTTCCCGAACAAGGTCCACCAGCAGCTCATCAAGGAGCCCCTGGTGACCGTCGAGCGGGGCGAGAGCTTCGACGTGGCGGCCACCCTGCGCGGCGGCGGCCCCTCCGGTCAGGCCGGCGCGCTGCGCATGGCCATCGCCCGCGCGCTCGTCGAGCTGGACGCCGACGACCGCCCGGCGCTGAAGAAGGCCGGCATGCTCACCCGTGACTCGCGGGAGAAGGAGCGCAAGAAGTACGGCCTCAAGAAGGCCCGCAAGGCTCCGCAGTACAGCAAGCGCTGA
- a CDS encoding type VII secretion target, translating to MTGIGANTGELASAATSIKGCSDAIGELKKGIEASKLGAGDFGREHKGAAQPYFDGLKKLGKAIEKNAQVTDDYANKLNSAARGYEWDDAANADTINQSGGGQ from the coding sequence GTGACTGGGATCGGTGCCAACACCGGTGAACTCGCATCCGCCGCGACATCCATCAAAGGATGCTCGGATGCGATCGGTGAGCTGAAGAAGGGGATCGAAGCCTCGAAGCTGGGGGCGGGTGATTTCGGGCGCGAGCACAAGGGTGCCGCGCAGCCCTATTTCGACGGGCTCAAGAAGCTCGGCAAGGCGATCGAGAAGAACGCCCAGGTCACCGATGACTACGCGAACAAGCTGAATTCCGCGGCCCGCGGCTACGAATGGGATGACGCGGCCAACGCCGACACCATCAATCAGTCGGGCGGTGGGCAGTGA
- the glmM gene encoding phosphoglucosamine mutase, translating to MSRLFGTDGVRGLANADLTPELALSVASAAARVLYERDDSRRRVALVGRDPRASGEMLEAAVTAGLTSAGADVLRVGVLPTPAVAHLVSATGADLGVMISASHNPMPDNGIKLFAAGGHKLPDAVEDEIADRLDERVDRPTGSAVGRARDVPEAGNRYVDHLLEATPQPLDGLRVVVDCANGAAAAVAPSAYRLAGAEVIALNAEPDGLNINEGVGSTHLDGLRAAVVEHGADLGVAHDGDADRCLAVDATGSVVDGDQIMAILAVAMKEAGELADDTLVTTVMSNLGLHLAMREHGVKLRTTAVGDRYVLAELREGGFSLGGEQSGHVVLPDHATTGDGLLTALRLMGRVVETGRPLAELAATMTRLPQVLVNVRVADKATACGAPEVAKAVAEAEAELGDEGRVLLRPSGTEQLVRVMVEARSEGTAQRVAGRLAELVAAIR from the coding sequence ATGTCCCGGTTGTTCGGCACTGACGGAGTACGAGGGCTGGCCAACGCCGATCTCACGCCCGAGCTGGCGCTGTCGGTGGCATCGGCGGCGGCGCGGGTGCTCTACGAACGCGACGACTCCCGTCGCAGGGTGGCGCTGGTCGGCCGGGACCCGCGGGCGAGCGGTGAGATGCTGGAGGCCGCGGTGACCGCGGGCCTGACCTCGGCGGGCGCCGACGTGCTGCGGGTGGGCGTGCTGCCCACGCCTGCGGTCGCGCACCTGGTCTCGGCGACGGGGGCGGACCTCGGCGTGATGATCTCCGCCTCGCACAACCCGATGCCCGACAACGGGATCAAGCTGTTCGCGGCGGGCGGGCACAAGCTGCCGGACGCGGTCGAGGACGAGATCGCCGACCGGCTCGACGAGCGCGTCGACCGGCCTACCGGGTCCGCCGTGGGCCGCGCGCGCGACGTCCCCGAGGCGGGCAACCGCTACGTCGACCACCTGCTCGAAGCCACCCCGCAGCCGCTGGACGGCCTGCGCGTCGTGGTCGACTGCGCCAACGGCGCCGCCGCCGCTGTCGCGCCCTCGGCGTACCGGCTGGCCGGGGCCGAGGTGATCGCACTCAACGCCGAACCCGACGGGCTCAACATCAACGAAGGCGTCGGCTCCACCCACCTCGACGGGCTGCGGGCCGCGGTCGTCGAGCACGGCGCCGACCTCGGCGTCGCGCACGACGGCGACGCCGACCGCTGCCTGGCGGTGGACGCCACCGGCTCGGTCGTCGACGGCGACCAGATCATGGCGATCCTGGCGGTGGCGATGAAGGAGGCCGGCGAGCTCGCCGACGACACCCTGGTCACCACCGTGATGAGCAACCTCGGCCTGCACCTGGCGATGCGTGAGCACGGGGTCAAGCTGCGCACCACCGCCGTCGGCGACCGCTACGTGCTCGCCGAGCTGCGCGAGGGCGGCTTCTCGCTGGGCGGGGAGCAGTCCGGGCACGTGGTGCTGCCGGACCACGCCACCACCGGCGACGGCCTGCTCACGGCGCTGCGGCTGATGGGCCGGGTGGTGGAGACCGGGCGGCCGCTGGCGGAGCTGGCGGCGACGATGACCCGGCTCCCGCAGGTGCTGGTCAACGTCCGGGTCGCGGACAAGGCGACCGCGTGCGGCGCGCCCGAGGTGGCGAAGGCCGTGGCCGAGGCCGAGGCCGAGCTGGGCGACGAGGGCCGCGTGCTGCTGCGGCCGTCGGGCACCGAGCAGCTCGTGCGCGTGATGGTCGAGGCTCGCAGCGAGGGGACCGCGCAGCGGGTGGCCGGGCGTTTGGCCGAACTTGTTGCCGCGATTCGGTGA
- a CDS encoding DUF397 domain-containing protein: MVDLANWRKSSYSGSQSACVEVGSAPGLVGVRDTKDRDGGTLVFQRRKWASFVAALRDRRW; the protein is encoded by the coding sequence GTGGTGGACTTGGCGAACTGGCGGAAGTCGAGCTACAGCGGAAGTCAGTCCGCATGTGTCGAGGTCGGCTCCGCTCCTGGTCTCGTCGGGGTCCGGGATACCAAGGACCGCGACGGCGGGACGCTGGTCTTCCAGCGCCGCAAGTGGGCTTCGTTCGTGGCCGCGTTACGGGATCGGCGCTGGTGA